CTCCAGGTTTGCGAAGGAAATGGTGGCCGATAACAGGTCTAAATTCAAATCTCCTCAAATCTCCTTTGCTGGAACTTTCGCTTGCAGCGTTTTCTCCACTTGTTTCGCTGAGGTAATCGGTTGTCAACGTTTTTTAACTTTAGTCTTAGTGCaacaatttttatattaatttgtttctatataacaatttttatattaaattgaaTACAATTTTGTGTGTGTTAGCGTTACCTGAGATCGTTGTTCTGGAAATTATAAAAGATTAAAGAAACCTGTGAAAGTTCTTCCTAATTAGATCTCACTGTCAATTATAAAGTCAACATGGGTTAAGcttgttattttgttaatagGTTGAAGACCCGTTGCCATTCTTATTGCTATTCTTAAACCCATTTCTAGATCTTTGAGATAATCTTAGAATATTGATAAAAGTGATTAAATTTACCCGTTCCTAGCTTTCAGACAAGGTGTAATTTAATGCAGGTTCGAACCTTGACTTCGCTCAATCTAAcgtttcaaaaaagaaaaagataaaaatttagcATTTTGCTTATTGCTTAGGATTTTGGCacaattagtaatttatcaagtagcaattagtaatttatcaagTAGCAGAACCATAGTGACTTGTGCAGAAGTCTTGCAATTGAGGCTTTAGGGTGTTCAAAACAATACTTACaacctctaaaataattttgaaccttaGCAACAATGTTATGAGTATTTCTTTCGTTATGTATCGAGTTCGTAAAGTGGCTATGAATTTGATTGATAAATCGTACCATTGTTTACAATTTAAGCGGTATTGATACAACTTGTGTTATGCTGTGATACAAATTTTGTAAACAGTAACACTTCAGTTAATCAACGACTCCCTGCTCCATTAGAGGTCAATATGGGTGGTCATAAGCCAAGTAATGCTGATTTCTCTACCATCTTTAACGTGTTTAGTCACCAGTGATGTATTCATTATAATTGCCGAGTTCTTTTACATGAGTTCTAgagttcatttttttatttattttttatttttttaaagcgaggaaggtcacatgtccaagagtgaccccCACCCAAATTTATTATGTTCTAGAGTTCATTTATTTAGCAGAATGCACCTGAACTTGATGCAGATTTGTACCATTCCTTTGGACACGGCTAAAGTTAGGCTTCAGCTCCAAAAGAAAGCTGTTGCAGGGGATGGAGTGGCCTTACCAAAATACAAGGGTATGCTGGGTACAGTTGGTACCATTGCGAGGGAAGAAGGTCTATCAGCACTGTGTAAGGGAATTGTACCTGGATTACATCGGCAATGTCTGTTTGGAGGTTTAAGAATTGGATTGTATGAACCTGTGAGTTTTCAGTGTTTTGTCATCAGAACTTGGTATGCATTTATTTGTTCTGTTGGCTTGCTGATTTCTGATACGGTTATTATCTGTGAGCTTGACAGGTTAAAAACTTGTATGTGGGAAATGACTTTGTTGGGGATGTTCCTCTATCCAAGAAAATACTTGCTGGACTTACTACTGGTGGGCAAACTTTTTGGTGTTCAAGAAATTACTTTTCGCATTTGCTTGCTTGGAGAATATGTTTACCTGTCTGTCTTATTAAACAGGTGCTCTAGCAATAACTGTAGCAAATCCGACTGATCTTGTGAAAGTTAGACTTCAAGCTGAAGGAAAATTACCACCTGGTGTGCCGAGGCGCTGTACTGGGGCTCTGAATGCTTATTCTACAATAGTGCGACAGGTTGTGCTTCAAACCTATGAGATTGGAAGAGGAAGTATTTGTTCTCCTTCCAGTTGATatctattttgttttctaacTTGTTTAGTATTTCTTAGGAAGGACTTGGAGCTCTTTGGACTGGCCTTGGGCCCAATGTAGCACGAAACCCAATCATAAATGCTGCTGAACTAGCCAGCTACGATCAAGCGAAGCAAGTGagttaaataaacaaaaactcattgCAGATAGACTTTTTCCTGTCTTTTGATATAAAACACTTTGTGATGTTCCT
This genomic interval from Carya illinoinensis cultivar Pawnee chromosome 10, C.illinoinensisPawnee_v1, whole genome shotgun sequence contains the following:
- the LOC122278158 gene encoding mitochondrial uncoupling protein 1 isoform X1, whose protein sequence is MVADNRSKFKSPQISFAGTFACSVFSTCFAEICTIPLDTAKVRLQLQKKAVAGDGVALPKYKGMLGTVGTIAREEGLSALCKGIVPGLHRQCLFGGLRIGLYEPVKNLYVGNDFVGDVPLSKKILAGLTTGALAITVANPTDLVKVRLQAEGKLPPGVPRRCTGALNAYSTIVRQEGLGALWTGLGPNVARNPIINAAELASYDQAKQTILKIPGFTDNILTHLLSGLGAGFFAVCIGSPVDVVKSRVMGDSAYKSTLDCFLRTLKNDGPLAFYKGFIPNFGRLGSWNVIMFLTLEQAKKFVKSIESS
- the LOC122278158 gene encoding mitochondrial uncoupling protein 1 isoform X2; the encoded protein is MLGTVGTIAREEGLSALCKGIVPGLHRQCLFGGLRIGLYEPVKNLYVGNDFVGDVPLSKKILAGLTTGALAITVANPTDLVKVRLQAEGKLPPGVPRRCTGALNAYSTIVRQEGLGALWTGLGPNVARNPIINAAELASYDQAKQTILKIPGFTDNILTHLLSGLGAGFFAVCIGSPVDVVKSRVMGDSAYKSTLDCFLRTLKNDGPLAFYKGFIPNFGRLGSWNVIMFLTLEQAKKFVKSIESS